The Streptomyces sp. NBC_00286 nucleotide sequence TCAGCTCGGGCTCTCCGAGCAGGTGCAGTTCACCGGACGCATCCCGGACGCCGACCTGGTGCGCTACCTGTCCACCGCGGACGTATGCCTCTCCCCCGACCCGCGCAATCCGCTCAACGACGTGTCGACCATGAACAAGGTCCTGGAGTACATGGCGATGGGCCGGCCGATCGTCTCGTTCGATCTGAAGGAGGCGCGCGTCTCCGCCGGTGACGCCGCCGTCTACGCGCCCGCCAACGACGAGGCCGAATTCGCGGGGCTCATCGCGTTGTTGCTGGACGATCCGGAGAAGCGGGCCCGGATGGGCAAGATCGGCCAGGAGCGGATCGGCGGGCAGCTTTCCTGGCGGAACTCGCAGGCCTCGCTGCTCGCCGCCTACGCCGCTGCCTGCCGTACACACACTCCGGGGTCGACGGGCGACCCGGTCCGCACAGGGAAGAGGCCGCGCCGTTGAACGATGACACGATCCGCCTGGCCACGATCGGGCGGATTCTCCGACGGCGGTGGCGGCTGCTCGCCACCCTCGCCGTGGTGGGCGCACTCGTCGGCTACGGCGCCTCGCTGGTGTTCCCGCCGCGGTACACGACCTCGGCATCGGTTCTGCTGCCGGGGCAGTGGGAAGAGCGCGAGCTGCTGACTCAGGTGGACATCGCGACCAGTTCGACGGTGGCCGACCGCGTGGCCGCCGAGCTGGGCTGGCCGGGCGTCGGCGGCGCCGAGCTGCGGGATCGAGTGAGCGCCAAGGCCACCGACGGGAACATCATCAAGATCTCCGGTACGGCCGACACCCCGCAGCGCGCGCAGCAGCTCTCCGACCAAGTCGCCAAGGAATTCGTCGAATTCGCCGCGCGGATCGCAGGCGGCAGCACCGACTCCGAAGCGGCCACGGCGCCCGAGGCGCTGCGGAAGAAGATCGAGGAGACCAACCGCCGTATCACCGACCTGGCCGAGGCCGCCGATCCGGGGCAGACCGTGGAGAGCGTGCAGGCCCGCACCACGCTCGAGAGGCTGCGGACCTCGCTGGAGGAGGCCATGACGAAACTGGACCAGGCCGACCCGGCGAACACCTTGGCCGGCATGGTCGTCATGGGGCCGGCGGCCCGGCCGGCCGGCGAGGCGCCGCCGACGAGGATGCAGCTCATCGTCGCCGGGGCCCTGCTGTTCTTCCTGTTCGCGGTCATCGGCCATCTCGCCGCCGCACGGATGGATCGCCGGCTGCGCACCGAACCGGAGATCGCCGCGGCACTGGGCTCGGCGCTGCTCGGCACCGTCGACGTGCCCGATGAACGGCGCGGCGCGCTCCGGCCGGAAGACCGTGGCCCACGAGCCAGAATCCGCCGGCTCCTCGGCGTCGACACCCGGTGGGACCTGCCGAGCCCGCAGAGGTCCGGCGACGAGGCCGGCAGGCGGATCCGCTACCGGCGGGTGTGCGCTCGCCTCCGGGGCCAACTGCCCGCCCCCCGGCGGCTGTTGGTGGTCGTACCGGACGGCGACGAGATCGCCCGCCGGGCCGCCGGACAACTCGTCGCCGAGGCCGAGAGCGATCCGCTGCTGCGGGTGGTGGAGGTTTCGATGGAGCGGCCGATCGTGCCGGACCGCGACACCGAGTCCGGTGCCCTGGTCGTCCTCAGCGCGGGCAACTGGACCGCGGAGGAACTCGCCGGCATCGCCGAGGCGTGTGCGGACGGCGGGCATGAGGTCGTCGGCGTCGTCGTCGCCGCCCCGGTCTCGGCCCGTACGACGCCGTCCGCCGGCCAGGTGCCCGAGAACGGCACTCCCGTACTCGCGGTTCGCGGCTCTGCGACGGGAGGTTCGGCGTGACGACGCGTACGACTTCGGAATCGTCGGCAGCCACTCCGCTCTTCGACCTGCAGTCGCTGGTGGTGTCGGTGCGCAGGCGCCGCCGCTTCTGGTGCGCCATGGCGCTGCTCGGCCTGCTGGCCGGCGCGGCGGTGGCCGTTCTGATGCCGCCGCCGCCGAGCGCGGTGACCAAAGTGCTGGTCGCGCATGCGGAGGACCAGCCGAACGACATGGGAACGCTGATCCGCACCGACGTCGCCGTGCTGGAGACCACGAGGATCGCCGGCAAGGCCCTGCAGTCCCTCAACTCCTCGGAAGACGCGGCGGACTTCATGCGGGACTACCGGGGCACCGGCTTGACCAACAACCTGCTGCAGATCGATGTGACGGGTGACAGCGACGCGGAAGCCGTGGCCCGTGCCGAGGCGCTGGCCGACGCGTTCGTCGCGGACCATGAGCGGCGGATGCGGGAAACCGCGACAGCCGAGGCCAAGGCCCTGCTCGACCAGCGTGACCGCATGCGGGACGAACTCGCCGAGGTCAACAAGGAGATCGGCGACCGGTCGCCGGAGACGGAGAGCGACCCGAAGGAGTCCGCAAGCATCGAGACGCTCTACGCCCGCCGGGCCGAACTCGACTCGCGGATCGCCGACTTCGACCAGCGTGCCGCCGAAGCGCGCACCGGGACGCCCAAGGTCATCGCCGGCACACAGATCGTGGACGCCCCGCGCGCGGTGCAGCACTCCCTGCCCAAGGCCGCCGCCACCAACGCCGCGATCGGACTCGTCCTCGGGCTCGTCCTCGGGCTCGCGCTCGCCGCGGTCCGCACGGTGGTGGCGGACCGCCCCGTACTGCGCCGGGACATCGCGGCGAACCTGGGCGCCTCGGTCATCGCGGAACTGCCCCACCGATCCAGCAGGTGGTGGCGGCGCCGACGGACCCGGGTGGCACGCGAGCGGCTCACCACGAGCCTGGCCCGCACCGTACGCGGCTCCGCGGAACCGGTGTCGCTGCTGGAGCTGGGCTGCGCGCGCCACACGAGCGTGCTCGCCCTGGACGTCGCCAGGGCACTGATGGCGCAGGGGCCGGTGGTCGTCATCGACGGTCTGCCCGGCCCGCAGCTCGCAAAGCGCCGCCCGAAGCCGGGAGACCCGACCGTGGTCAGCGGCGAGCCTGCCGCGGCCGAGTCGCCTCAGGAGCGCCGGCTCGGCGTCGGCTCGGTGGCGCCCGGTACGGCGTGGACCGACCTCCAGTACCTCGGCACCCAGACCGTGCTCGTCGTACGGGCCGGGCACGGCAGCGCCGCATGGCTGCACACCGTGGCACGGCAACTCGCGGACCAGCACATTCCGGTGATCGGCGTGGTGCTGATCGACCCCGACCCGCGGGACCGGACGGACGGCACGCTGTGGGACGGGCTGGGCACCGCGCTGCGCGGCCACAACGAGCGGCTGGCCCGGCAGAACGGTGGGGGTACCTCCCACGCCGTTCAGGCAGTGGGGGAACGCCGGCTGCGGACGGAGCGGCTGCCGAGTCTGGCCGCACGCGTCCCGGACAGCGACCAGGAGGCGCGGTAGGACATGTGTGGCATCGCAGGCACCTACCGATGGCCGGACGGGAAGGCCGTGACCGACCGGCTCACCGACACCCTCGCCCACCGCGGTCCGGACGGGGCGGGCCGGTACGGCCACCCCTTCGGTGACGGCGAAGTACAGCTCGGGCACCGCCGGTTGGCCATCATCGACCTGTCCGAGACCGGCGCCCAGCCGATGGTCTCGGACGGCCTCGCGCTCACGTACAACGGAGAGCTGTACAACGCGCCCGAGCTGCGTGCCGAGCTGGCCGCCGCCGGAGTGCGCTTCCGCGGTACCTCCGACACCGAGGTCCTCCTCGAGGCCTGGCGGCGCTGGGGCACGGACTGCCTGCCCCGGCTGCGCGGCATGTTCGCGTTCGGGATCTTCGACGAGCGCACCGGTGAACTGGTGCTGGCCCGCGACCAGTTGGGCATCAAGCCGCTGTTCCTGCTGCGGCGCGGCGAGGGCCTGGTGTTCGCCTCCGAGCTCAAGGCGCTCGCCGCCGCGACCGGCGGGAAGCTGGAGGTCGACCATGCGGCGCTGGTGGCCTCGCTGCTCTACTACTGGGTGCCGGACTCACGCTGCGCGTTCCGCGAGGCGGAGAAGCTGCCGCCGGGGAGCTGGCTGCGGTGCCGGCCCGACGGCCGGGTGGAGCGCGGCCGGTACTGGCACCTGAAGGACGTCGCCGCCGAGGGCCGGGAGCGGGCCCGGAGCGGCGAACGGCCGGACCTGGCCGCCATCGTCGAGGAGTCGACCCGGCAGCACCTGCTCTCCGACGTACCTGTGGCGACCTTCCTCTCCGGCGGCCTCGACTCCAGCTACCTGACCGCGCTGGCCGCCCGCCACCAACCCGGGATCTCCGCCTACACGATCGGATTCCGCGCCGAGGACGCCAAGTTCGAGGCGATGCCGGACGACCTGCGCTACGCCCGGCAGGTGGCCGAGCGGTTCGGCGTCGACCTGCACGAGATCGAGATCGCCCCGAACGTGCTCGACCTGCTGCCGCAGATGACGTACCACCTGGACGAGCCGATCGGCGACCCCGCCGCGATCAACACGTACCTGATCTGTACGGCCGCCCGGGAGGCCGGGGTCAAGGTGATGCTCTCGGGGATGGGCGCCGACGAGCTGTTCGCCGGGTACCGCAAGCACCTGGCCAACCTGCTAGCGCTGCGCTACCAGCGCGTCCCGCGCCCCCTGCGGCGCGGGCTGTCCAGGGCCGTGGACCGGCTGCCGGTCGCCACCGCCCGCCGGGGGTACCGGTCGGTGCGCTTCGCGAAGCGGTTCCTCTCCTTCGCCGATCTGCCGGAGGAGACCGCGTTCCGGCGCAGTTACACCATGTACGACCAGGACGAGCTGCTCGCCCTCCTCGACCCGGACCTGGCCGGGACGGTCGACGACGTACTGACCGAGCACGCAGACATCTACGAGGACAACGACCTCGACGACTTCGTCAACCGCATGTGCCTGACCGACGCTCGGATGTTCCTGCCGGGCCTGAACCTCGCCTACACGGACCGGTCGAGCATGGCCGCGTCGACCGAGGTGCGGGTGCCGTACGTGGACGTCGAGGTGGTCAAGGCGGCGTTCGCCGTGCCCGGCGATCGCAAGATCGTCGGACGACAGGGCAAGGCCGTCCTGAAGGAGGCGGCCACCTCGGTCCTGCCCCGGGAGATCGTGTATCGCCCCAAGGGCCTGTTCAGCGCCCCGCTGCGCGCCTGGATGAGCCGGGATCTGGCCCCGTTGGTGCGCGAGGTGGTCAACGACGGCGTGCTCGTCCGTTCCGGCTTGCTGCGCCGGGACGCGCTGGCGCGGATGGTCGCCGAGGACGCCGCCGGACAGCGGGACTTCTCCAAGCATCTGTGGCACGTGCTGACCCTCGAGTACTGGTATCGCGACGCGACCTCTGGGTCCGGCTCTGGGTCCGGTCAGAGCACTCGGTAAACCGCTTAGGAATCAGAGGAGTTCGAGTGAAGCAGGTTGTACAGAACTACAAGAGCGGCGAGCTGGCGGTGCTCGACGTGCCGGTGCCGGGGTGCAAGCCGGGCGGTGTGCTCGTCCGCAGCGCCTACTCGCTGATCTCCACCGGAACCGAGCTCATGAAGGTGTCCGAGGCCGGCATGTCGATGCTGGGCAAGGCCCGCTCCCGCCCTGACCAGGTGGCCAAGGTCATGCAGAGCGTGGCCACCAACGGGGTGCCCGCCACCTACCGCAAGGTGATGGGCAAGCTGGACTCCTATACGCCGCTGGGCTATTCGCTGTGCGGGGTGGTCGAGCAGGTCGGCGCCGGCATCGACGATGTGAAGGTCGGCGACCTCGTGGCCTGCGCCGGCAACGAGCACGCCTTGCACGCCGAGCTGAACTGGGTGCCGAAGAACCTCTACGCCCCGGTGCCGGACGGCCTCGCGCCGCGGCACGCGGCCTTCGGCACCGTCGGGTCGATCGCGCTGCAGGGCGTCCGCCAAGGCGAGCCGCAGCTCGGCGAAGTGGCGCTGGTCATCGGACTCGGGCTGATCGGACAACTGGTGGTGCAGCTGCTCGCCGCCTCGGGAGTCCGCGTCGTCGGCGCCGACCCCGACCCGGTGCGCTGCGAGCTCGCCGAGCGTCTGGGCGCCGCGGCCTGCGGCGATCCCGCGTCCGCCGCCGTGGAAGCCGCCGTCGCCGAACTCACCGACGGTCACGGCGTGGACCAGGTGTATCTGGCCGCCGGCGGCGGCAGCAACCAACCCGTCGAGCTGGCCGCCAAGTTGAGCCGGGACCGCGGCCGGGTCGTCGACATCGGCAAGTGCCGCCTGGACCTGCCCTGGAACGCGTACTACGAGAAGGAGCTAGACGTCCGGTTCTCCCGCTCGTACGGCCCCGGACGCTACGACCCGGAGTACGAGCTGGAGGGGCGCGATTACCCGATCGGCTACGTCCGCTGGACCGAGCGCCGCAACCTCGCGTGCTTCCTCGACCTCGTCGCCCGCGGCAGCGTCGATGTGGAGCCCCTGATCTCCCAGGTCGCCGACTTCGACGACGCGGTCGAGACGTATCAGAGCTTGAAGGACGGCGAGTTGAAGGCCGTGGCCGTGCTGTTCCGGTACCCCGAACAGGCGGTGGAAGCCGAGGCTCCGGCGGTGGCCGTTCCTCCGGTGAACGTGAAGCCGAGTACGGCCCGGGCCGCCAAGACACCGGTGCGCCTCGCGTTCGTCGGTGCGGGGAACTACGCGACGTCGATGCTGCTGCCGCATCTGGCCCAGCGCGACGGCGTGGAGTTGTCGACCGTCGTGACCACGACGGCGCTGTCCGCGGCCAACGCGCAGCGAAAGTTCGGCTTCACCGAGGCGACCACCGACCTCGACGCCGTACTCGGCGACAAGTCCATCGACGCGGTGTTCGTGGTCACCCGGCACAGCTCGCACGCCGAACTGACCCGACAGGCGCTGCTGGCCGGCAAGACCGTATTCGTGGAGAAGCCCCTGGCCCTCACCGAGGACGAGCTGGCCGGCGTACTCGCAGCGGTGGAGGAGTCCGGCAACGACCGGCTGCAGGTCGGTTTCAACCGCCGGTTCGCGCCGCTGCTGCAGGAGGCCAGGCAGCGGTTCGGCGCCCGGACCGGTCCGGCGAGCCTGCGCTACCTGGTCAACGCGGGCCGGCTGCAGCACGGCAGCTGGTACCTCCAACAGGGCACCGAGGGCTCGCGGTTCGCCGGCGAGGGCGGACACTTCCTCGACACGGCGAGCTGGCTGCTCGAGGCCGACCCGGTGTCGGTGTACGCGGTCGCCACGTCCGGCAACGAGGACCTCCAGGTCGTACTGCGCTACCCCGACGGGTCCACCGCCACCATCAGTTACGTCACCACCGGCGCGCCCGGCTTCCCCAAGGAGACGCTGGACTTGGTCGCGGACGGCAAGGTGCTGCGGCTCGACGACTTCGTCCGTGCCTCGGTCTACGGCCGTAAGCGGTGGGTCAGTTCGCGGCTGCCCAAGGCCCGGGACAAGGGCCAGAACGCCGAACTGGCCGCGTTCATCAAGGCCGTACGGACCGACGGGCCGATGCCGGTGCCGCTTCAGTCGCTGGTCGCCACCACGGCGGCCACCCTCGCCGTACAGACCAGCCTGGCGGCCGGTGCCCCGGTGACGTTGGCGGGGGCGCGATGACTGTGATCTCGGGGAGTCCGGGCTGGTACCTGCGGCGGCTGTCCCGGATGGGACCGCAGGAGGTCGCGGGCCGGGCGGGCGACGCGGTGCGCAGACGGCGGTGGCGGTCGGCGCGGCCCAACTGCCCGAGCGTGACCGGCGCCCGCTTCACCGCGGTACTGCCCGCCGGGGCGATCGCCGCTGTGCCACCGGACGCCGCGAAGCGTCTTGTCGCCGAGGCGGACCGGTTTATGTACGGGCACGTCGAGTACTTCGGGGTGGTCCGCGACGACCTGACCGACCCGGACTGGTGGTGCGACCCGAAGACCGGGCGCCGGGCTCCGTGGGGCTACGCGTTCGACGTGCCGTACCGGAACGAGGACGCGGTGGGGGACATCAAGCAGATCTGGGAGCTGTCCCGGCATCAGTACCTCACCGTGCTCGCCGCCGCCTACGCGATCACCGGGAACGAGCGGTACGCCGAGCGCGTGGCCGAGCATCTGCGGTCGTGGTGGGCGGCCAACCCACCGCTGCGCGGCGTGCACTGGATCAGCGGCATCGAGCTGGGCATTCGGCTGCTGTCCTGGGTGTGGATCCGCCGGCTGCTGGACGGCTGGCCGGGCGCGGCGGAGCTGTTCGAGGGCAACCCGGTGGCGCTGAACCAGATCTGGCACCACCAGCGCTGGCTGGCCGCCTTCCCCAGCCGGGGGTCTTCGGCGAACAACCACGTCATCGCCGAGGCCGCCGGACAGTTCGCGGCGGCCTGCGCGTTCGGCTGGTTCCCCTCCTCGGCGCGTTGGCGAGCCGACGCGCTGCGGTCGCTGGAGCGGCATCTGCGCGGCAACACCTTCGGCTCCGGCCTCAACCGCGAGCTGGCCACCGAATACCACGGGCTCGTACTGGAGTTGGGCCTGGCAGCGGTGGCCGAGGCGGACGCCGCCGACGTACCGGTCCCCGCGACCGTCCGCCTTGTGCTGCTGCGAATGACCGACGCGCTCGCGGCCATCGTGGACAGCCGGCTGCGGCCGCCGCGCCAGGGGGACGCGGACGACGGGCACGGTCTGATCGTGGACGGCGCGGGCACCAACCGCTGGGCCTCGCTGCTGGCCACCGGGGACGCCGTGTTCGGCCGGCTCGCCTGGTGGCCGGAGGTGACCGGCACGGACGTACGCACCCCGCTGCTGACCGCGCTCATCAAACCCGCTGAACCGACCGTGGCCCGACCGGCAAGCCGCCCTGCGCACTTCGCCGACGCGGGGCTCACCATCCTGCGCGGCCCGGGAGAGATCTGGTGCCGCTGCGACGGCGGCCCGCACGGCTTCCTGTCCATCGCCGCGCACGCCCACGCGGACGCGCTGTCCGTGGAGGTCCGGCACGACGGGGTCGACGTGCTCGCCGACCCGGGGACGTACTGCTACCACGGGCAGCCCGAGTGGCGGCAGTACTTCCGGTCGACCCTCGGCCACAACACCCTGCAGTTGGACGGCGGTGACCAGTCCGTCTCGGGCGGCCCGTTCCTGTGGACCAGGCATGCGCGCAGCCGCGTCCTGGCCGTGGACACATCCGGCACCTCCGACGGGGGTGTGGCCCGCTGGTGTGCCGAGCACGACGGCTACGAGCCTTCCGTGCACCGTCGCCGGGTGGAACTGACCCCCGCGAGCCGGGAGTTGATGGTCGTCGACGAGGTCCGCGGCCAACACACCCAGCGCCGGGCCGTGCACTTGGCGTTCCACCTCGGCCCGGCGATCACCGCGGACCTGACGGGCAACCGGGCACAACTCACCTGGACCCGGGACGGCGAGGACCGTTCCGCGGTGCTCGACCTGCCGGGGCAGCTGTCCTGGCGGGCGCATAGCGGCGAGACCGATCCGCCGCTGGGCTGGTACTCCGCCGGATTCGGGCGCAAGGAACCCTCGACAACGCTGGTCGGCACCGGTTTCGCCGACGGCGCGGAGAGGTTCACCACCGTGCTCAGGTTCCGCGGCTAGGGGGGCGTGTGGGGATCAAGTGGCGGAACTGGGCGTTGCCGGCGGCACCGCTGGCGCTGGTCGTGCTGGCGGCGACCGGCTGTACGAGTACGCCGGACACCGGGGCGAAGCCGA carries:
- the asnB gene encoding asparagine synthase (glutamine-hydrolyzing) — its product is MCGIAGTYRWPDGKAVTDRLTDTLAHRGPDGAGRYGHPFGDGEVQLGHRRLAIIDLSETGAQPMVSDGLALTYNGELYNAPELRAELAAAGVRFRGTSDTEVLLEAWRRWGTDCLPRLRGMFAFGIFDERTGELVLARDQLGIKPLFLLRRGEGLVFASELKALAAATGGKLEVDHAALVASLLYYWVPDSRCAFREAEKLPPGSWLRCRPDGRVERGRYWHLKDVAAEGRERARSGERPDLAAIVEESTRQHLLSDVPVATFLSGGLDSSYLTALAARHQPGISAYTIGFRAEDAKFEAMPDDLRYARQVAERFGVDLHEIEIAPNVLDLLPQMTYHLDEPIGDPAAINTYLICTAAREAGVKVMLSGMGADELFAGYRKHLANLLALRYQRVPRPLRRGLSRAVDRLPVATARRGYRSVRFAKRFLSFADLPEETAFRRSYTMYDQDELLALLDPDLAGTVDDVLTEHADIYEDNDLDDFVNRMCLTDARMFLPGLNLAYTDRSSMAASTEVRVPYVDVEVVKAAFAVPGDRKIVGRQGKAVLKEAATSVLPREIVYRPKGLFSAPLRAWMSRDLAPLVREVVNDGVLVRSGLLRRDALARMVAEDAAGQRDFSKHLWHVLTLEYWYRDATSGSGSGSGQSTR
- a CDS encoding heparinase II/III family protein, with product MTVISGSPGWYLRRLSRMGPQEVAGRAGDAVRRRRWRSARPNCPSVTGARFTAVLPAGAIAAVPPDAAKRLVAEADRFMYGHVEYFGVVRDDLTDPDWWCDPKTGRRAPWGYAFDVPYRNEDAVGDIKQIWELSRHQYLTVLAAAYAITGNERYAERVAEHLRSWWAANPPLRGVHWISGIELGIRLLSWVWIRRLLDGWPGAAELFEGNPVALNQIWHHQRWLAAFPSRGSSANNHVIAEAAGQFAAACAFGWFPSSARWRADALRSLERHLRGNTFGSGLNRELATEYHGLVLELGLAAVAEADAADVPVPATVRLVLLRMTDALAAIVDSRLRPPRQGDADDGHGLIVDGAGTNRWASLLATGDAVFGRLAWWPEVTGTDVRTPLLTALIKPAEPTVARPASRPAHFADAGLTILRGPGEIWCRCDGGPHGFLSIAAHAHADALSVEVRHDGVDVLADPGTYCYHGQPEWRQYFRSTLGHNTLQLDGGDQSVSGGPFLWTRHARSRVLAVDTSGTSDGGVARWCAEHDGYEPSVHRRRVELTPASRELMVVDEVRGQHTQRRAVHLAFHLGPAITADLTGNRAQLTWTRDGEDRSAVLDLPGQLSWRAHSGETDPPLGWYSAGFGRKEPSTTLVGTGFADGAERFTTVLRFRG
- a CDS encoding Wzz/FepE/Etk N-terminal domain-containing protein — its product is MNDDTIRLATIGRILRRRWRLLATLAVVGALVGYGASLVFPPRYTTSASVLLPGQWEERELLTQVDIATSSTVADRVAAELGWPGVGGAELRDRVSAKATDGNIIKISGTADTPQRAQQLSDQVAKEFVEFAARIAGGSTDSEAATAPEALRKKIEETNRRITDLAEAADPGQTVESVQARTTLERLRTSLEEAMTKLDQADPANTLAGMVVMGPAARPAGEAPPTRMQLIVAGALLFFLFAVIGHLAAARMDRRLRTEPEIAAALGSALLGTVDVPDERRGALRPEDRGPRARIRRLLGVDTRWDLPSPQRSGDEAGRRIRYRRVCARLRGQLPAPRRLLVVVPDGDEIARRAAGQLVAEAESDPLLRVVEVSMERPIVPDRDTESGALVVLSAGNWTAEELAGIAEACADGGHEVVGVVVAAPVSARTTPSAGQVPENGTPVLAVRGSATGGSA
- a CDS encoding Wzz/FepE/Etk N-terminal domain-containing protein, with translation MTTRTTSESSAATPLFDLQSLVVSVRRRRRFWCAMALLGLLAGAAVAVLMPPPPSAVTKVLVAHAEDQPNDMGTLIRTDVAVLETTRIAGKALQSLNSSEDAADFMRDYRGTGLTNNLLQIDVTGDSDAEAVARAEALADAFVADHERRMRETATAEAKALLDQRDRMRDELAEVNKEIGDRSPETESDPKESASIETLYARRAELDSRIADFDQRAAEARTGTPKVIAGTQIVDAPRAVQHSLPKAAATNAAIGLVLGLVLGLALAAVRTVVADRPVLRRDIAANLGASVIAELPHRSSRWWRRRRTRVARERLTTSLARTVRGSAEPVSLLELGCARHTSVLALDVARALMAQGPVVVIDGLPGPQLAKRRPKPGDPTVVSGEPAAAESPQERRLGVGSVAPGTAWTDLQYLGTQTVLVVRAGHGSAAWLHTVARQLADQHIPVIGVVLIDPDPRDRTDGTLWDGLGTALRGHNERLARQNGGGTSHAVQAVGERRLRTERLPSLAARVPDSDQEAR
- a CDS encoding bi-domain-containing oxidoreductase, whose amino-acid sequence is MKQVVQNYKSGELAVLDVPVPGCKPGGVLVRSAYSLISTGTELMKVSEAGMSMLGKARSRPDQVAKVMQSVATNGVPATYRKVMGKLDSYTPLGYSLCGVVEQVGAGIDDVKVGDLVACAGNEHALHAELNWVPKNLYAPVPDGLAPRHAAFGTVGSIALQGVRQGEPQLGEVALVIGLGLIGQLVVQLLAASGVRVVGADPDPVRCELAERLGAAACGDPASAAVEAAVAELTDGHGVDQVYLAAGGGSNQPVELAAKLSRDRGRVVDIGKCRLDLPWNAYYEKELDVRFSRSYGPGRYDPEYELEGRDYPIGYVRWTERRNLACFLDLVARGSVDVEPLISQVADFDDAVETYQSLKDGELKAVAVLFRYPEQAVEAEAPAVAVPPVNVKPSTARAAKTPVRLAFVGAGNYATSMLLPHLAQRDGVELSTVVTTTALSAANAQRKFGFTEATTDLDAVLGDKSIDAVFVVTRHSSHAELTRQALLAGKTVFVEKPLALTEDELAGVLAAVEESGNDRLQVGFNRRFAPLLQEARQRFGARTGPASLRYLVNAGRLQHGSWYLQQGTEGSRFAGEGGHFLDTASWLLEADPVSVYAVATSGNEDLQVVLRYPDGSTATISYVTTGAPGFPKETLDLVADGKVLRLDDFVRASVYGRKRWVSSRLPKARDKGQNAELAAFIKAVRTDGPMPVPLQSLVATTAATLAVQTSLAAGAPVTLAGAR